In one Bos mutus isolate GX-2022 chromosome 19, NWIPB_WYAK_1.1, whole genome shotgun sequence genomic region, the following are encoded:
- the LOC102272252 gene encoding olfactory receptor 1A1 produces MREDNQSSTFNFILLGVTGQQKQEDFFFLLFLFIYPTTLIGNLLIILAICSDIRLHNPMYFLLANLSFVDIFFSSVTIPKTLANHLLGSKAISFGGCLTQMYFMIALGNTDSYILAAMAYDRAVAITRPLHYTTIMSPRTCVLLVIGSWVVGNGNALPHTLLTASLSFCGNQEVANFYCDITPLLKLSCSDIHFNVKMMYLGVGVFSVPLLCIIISYVRVFSTVLRVPSTKGVLKAFSTCGSHLTVVSLYYGTVMGMYFRPLTSYNLKDAVITVMYIAVTPMLNPFIYSLRNRDMKAALGKLFSRRIFSQPM; encoded by the coding sequence ATGAGAGAAGACAACCAATCTTCTACCTTCAATTTCATCCTCCTGGGAGTTACTGGCCAGCAAAAACAGGAAGACTTCTTCTTCTTACTTTTCCTGTTCATTTACCCCACCACATTGATTGGAAACCTGCTCATCATCTTGGCCATTTGCTCTGACATTCGCCTCCACAACCCCATGTATTTTCTCCTTGCCAACCTCTCCTTTGTTGACATCTTCTTCTCCTCTGTAACTATCCCTAAGACGCTGGCCAACCACCTCCTGGGCAGCAAAGCCATCTCCTTTGGAGGATGCCTAACACAAATGTATTTTATGATTGCCTTGGGTAACACAGATAGTTACATCCTGGCTGCTATGGCCTATGATCGAGCTGTGGCCATCACCCGCCCACTTCACTACACAACAATCATGAGCCCACGGACTTGTGTCCTGCTAGTCATTGGGTCTTGGGTGGTTGGAAATGGCAATGCCCTCCCCCACACTCTGCTCACAGCTAGCCTGTCCTTCTGTGGAAACCAGGAAGTGGCCAACTTCTACTGTGACATTACCCCTTTGCTCAAGCTGTCCTGTTCTGACATCCACTTTAATGTGAAGATGATGTACCTGGGGGTTGGTGTTTTCTCCGTGCCATTACTATGCATCATCATCTCTTATGTTCGGGTCTTTTCCACAGTCTTACGGGTTCCATCCACCAAAGGTGTGCtcaaagccttctccacctgtggctcCCACCTCACCGTTGTTTCTCTGTATTATGGGACAGTCATGGGCATGTACTTCCGCCCTCTGACTAGTTATAACCTAAAGGATGCAGTGATAACTGTGATGTACATAGCGGTGACCCCAATGTTAAATCCTTTCATCTATAGTCTGAGGAATCGGGACATGAAGGCTGCCCTGGGGAAACTCTTCAGCAGGAGAATTTTTTCACAACCAATGTGA
- the LOC102270266 gene encoding olfactory receptor 1A1, giving the protein MRDENQSSVLDFFLLGVSSHQKQEDFFFILFLFIYPITLIGNLLIILAIYSDIRLHNPMYFLLANLSFVDIFFSSVTIPKALANHLLGTKAISFGGCLTQMYFMIALANTDSYILAAMAFDRTVAITRPLHYTTIMSPRTCVLLVIGSWVIGNGNALPHTLLTASLSFCGNQEVANFYCDIASLLKLSCSDIHFNVKMMYLGVGVFSVPLLCIIVSYVHVFSTVLRVPSTKGVLKAFSTCGSHLTVVSLYYGTVMGMYFRPLTSYSLKDAVITVMYIAVTPMLNPFIYTLRNRVMKDALEKLFSKRTSSHPK; this is encoded by the coding sequence ATGAGAGATGAAAACCAATCCTCTGTCCTGGATTTCTTCCTCCTAGGAGTTAGTAGTCATCAGAAACAAGAAGACTTCTTCTTCAtccttttcttattcatttaccCCATCACATTGATTGGAAACCTGCTCATCATCTTGGCCATTTACTCTGACATTCGCCTCCACAACCCCATGTATTTTCTTCTTGCCAACCTCTCCTTCGTTGACATCTTCTTCTCCTCTGTAACCATCCCTAAGGCGCTGGCCAACCACCTCCTGGGCACCAAAGCCATCTCCTTTGGAGGATGCCTAACACAGATGTATTTCATGATTGCCTTGGCTAACACAGATAGTTACATCCTGGCTGCTATGGCCTTTGATCGCACTGTGGCCATCACCCGCCCACTTCACTACACAACAATCATGAGCCCACGGACTTGCGTCCTGCTAGTCATTGGGTCTTGGGTGATTGGAAATGGCAATGCCCTCCCCCACACTCTGCTCACAGCTAGCCTGTCCTTCTGTGGAAACCAGGAAGTGGCCAACTTCTACTGTGACATTGCCTCTTTGCTCAAGCTGTCCTGTTCTGACATCCACTTTAATGTGAAGATGATGTACCTGGGGGTTGGTGTTTTCTCCGTGCCATTACTATGCATCATCGTCTCTTATGTTCACGTCTTTTCCACAGTCTTACGTGTTCCATCCACCAAAGGTGTGCtcaaagccttctccacctgtggctcCCACCTCACTGTTGTTTCTCTGTATTATGGGACAGTCATGGGCATGTACTTCCGCCCTCTGACTAGTTACAGCCTAAAGGATGCAGTGATAACCGTGATGTACATCGCAGTGACTCCAATGCTAAATCCTTTCATCTATACTCTGAGAAATAGGGTCatgaaagatgccctggaaaaacTCTTCAGCAAGAGAACGTCCTCACATCCAAAATGA